The genomic window CGGCTCGCGCCGACGCCGACGAACATCTCGACGAAGTCGGAGCCGGAGATCGAGTAGAACGGCACGCCGGCCTCGCCCGCGACGGCGCGCGCGAGCAGGGTCTTGCCGGTGCCGGGAGGGCCGTAGAGCAGCACGCCCTTGGGGATCCGCGCGCCGACGGCCTGGAACTTGGCCGGGTCCTTGAGGAAGTCCTTGATCTCGTGCAGTTCCTCGATGGCCTCGTCGGCGCCCGCGACGTCGTCGAAGGTGACCTTCGGGCTCTCCTTGGAGACGAGCTTGGCCTTGGACTTGCCGAACTGCATGACGCGGTTGCCGCCGCCCTGCATGCCCGAGAGCATGATCCAGAAGAAGAGGCCGATGAGCACGAGCGGCAGCAGGATGCCGAGCATCGAGAGGAACCAGTTCGGCTGGGGCACCTCGTCGTTGTAGCCGTCCTTCGGGTTCGCCGCGTCGACCGCGTTGATCACGTCTTCGCCGCGCGGCGTGACGTAGTAGAACTGCACCTGGGTGCCGAGGTCCTTCTCGGCCTCCTTCAGCGTCAGGTCCACCCGGTTCTCGACGTCGACGATCTTCACCGCGGCGACCTTGCCCTGGTCGAGGAGCTCGAGGCCCTTCTGGGTCGAGACCTCCCGGAAGCCGGACTGGCTGATGAGGCTGGATCCGATCCACACGGCGACGATCGCGAGCAGGATGTAGAGGATCGGCCCGCGCAGGATCTTCTTCACGTTCATGGTCCTGCAAGGCTACAGCGGTGCCGCTGTGGACCGGCTCCCTGTTCGCTGAAAGCGGTGCGGGGCGGATGCCGCGGCGCGCCTACGACGTCGGCGGCTCCTCGAACGGCTCGCGCGGTCCGCGCTCCTGCCACTGCCCGAGGCGGTCGTCCATGTCGACCTCGGCCTGCCGCGCGCTGGGCGTGTACCCGAGCACGATGGGCAGGAAGCGGTCGCACGTCAGCGCCTGCAGCCGGAGGTCGCTCGTGGCCAGCACGGTGGCCGTGCGCGGGGTGCGCCGCAGCAGCGCGATCTCGCCGAAGCCCTCGCCCGGGCCGAGGGCGGCGACGACGCGCCCGTCGCCGACCACGTCGGCGTCGCCCGACTCGATGACGTAGAACCGGTCGCCGGCCTCGCCCTGCGTGAACACCGGCACGCCCGCGGGGACCGCGACCGGCTCGAGCGCCCGCGCGAGCTGCTCGATCGAGGGCAGCGGCAGCGTGTTCAGCATCGGCACCTGCCGGAGCAGCCCGACGTGCTGGTCGAGGTCGCCGACGGTGCGGTCGAGCGCGCGCAACCGGCGCCACGACAGCGCGGCGAGCACGGGGCACAGCAGCCCGATCGCGATGAGGGCCGCCTGCACGCCGAGCCACTCGACGAGCACGGATGCCACGACCGCGCCGATCCCGACGAACACCGCGACGAGGCTCTCGAGCACGCCGAAGATGCGGGCGAGCACCTCGTCGGGCGCCATCCTCGCGATGAGCGTGAAGCCGGCGACGTCGACGAGGGCGTTGCCGATCCCGACGAACGAGAGCAGCGCCAGCGCGGTCGCCTGCTGCGGGAACACGCCGATGAGCGCGATCGGCAGGCCCCACAGTCCGATGCCGACCGCGAACCATCCGCCCAGCCGACTCGTGCCGACGAGGAGCGACGCCCCGAGCGACCCGAGCACGGCGCCGACACCCACCGCCGTCATGAGCGCCCCGACGCCGGGCTCGCCCGTCGCGAGCAGCTCGATCGCGACCACGACCGAGAACACGGTGAGCGCGCCGCGCGTGAGCGCCTGCGCGGCGGCGAGCGCGAGGATCAGCACGAGGTCGCGGTTGCGCGCGACGGCCCTGAGCCCGTCGGCGGCCTCCCTCGCGAGGTTCGGGCGGCTCGGCGCCGGAGGACGCGGGGGCGCCTCGTAGCGGAGCCCCACGAGCACGGCCGCGGCGGCGAACGAGGCGGCGGCCGCGACGGCGAACACCACGTCGACGCCGGTGAACTGGAGCAGCACCGCCGCCAGGAGCGGACCCACGAGCGTGGCCGCCGAGTCGAGCAGGCCCCGGACCATGTTGGCGCTCGCGAGCTCGTACCCGGTGCGGCAGAGCGAGGGCAGCAGGGCGGAGTGCGCCGGCCGGTAGAGCGTCGCCGCGATCGTCGAGACGACCGCGAGGGCGTAGACGATGCCGGTCTCGCCTCCGACCGCGACGACCACGGCGGCGCCCGCGGTCGCGACCCCGCGGACGAGCGAGACCAGGATGAGCACGCGCTCGCGCCGGCCGCGGTCGGCGATCGGCGCGAGCAGCGGCGCGAAGACCGCGGACGGCACCATCCGGAGCAGCCCGACGAGCCCCACGGCCACCGCGCCGCCGGCGCGATACGCGACGATCCCGAGCGCCACGGTGAACGCCCACTCGGCGGTCCAGGCGCCGAGGAAGCTGAGCTGCGCACGGCGCAGGTCGGGATTGACCCACTTGCTCGCGAACGCGGCGGCGGCGCCGCGCACCCGGCTCCGACGCCCCCCTCGGCTCATGAGGAGACTCTAGGCCGGGGCGGCCCGGCTGTCAGCTGTAGACGTGCGGCGCGAGGATCGCGACATCCCGCAGGTTGCGGTACTTCTCGGCGAAGTCGAGCCCGTACCCCACGACGAACTGGTTCGGGATGTCGAAGCCGAGGTACTTCACGTCGACCTCGACCTTCGCCGCGTCGGGCTTGCGGAGCAGGGCGCAGATCTCGACCGACTCGGCGCCGCGCGACTCGAGGTTGCCGCGCAGCCAGCTGAGGGTCAGGCCCGAGTCGATGATGTCCTCGACGATGAGCACGTGCCGGCCGGTGAGGTCGGTGTCCAGGTCCTTCAGGATTCGCACGACGCCCGAGGACTGCGTGCCGGCGCCGTACGAGGACACCGCCATCCAGTCCATGTTCACGTGCGGCCGGAGCTCGCGCGCGAGGTCGGCCATGACCATGACCGCGCCCTTCAGCACGCCGACGAGCAGGATGTCGAGGCCCTCGTAGTCGGCCTCGATGCGGCGGGCGAGCTCGGCGAGCTTGTCGCGGATCTGCTGCTCGGTGACCAGCACCTCGGTCAGGTCGGCCTCGATCTCGCGCGAATCCATCCCGGGCTCCTCCATCTGGTCCATGGGCGAACGGATGGCACGAGCCTAGCCCGCGCGCGTTCAGGCCGAGGCGCCCGCCGTGAACTCGATCCGGGCGCCGACCCGCGCGGCGCGGCATCCCGGCAGGTCGATCGGGCCCTGCCCGCGCCAGTCGGTCACGAGACGGGCGACCTCGAGCGTCTGCCGGCGGCTCAGCGCGACGCCGAACTCGCTCGCGACCACGTGCCGGATGATCCGCTGGCGTAGGGCGGCAGGGTTCGCGGCAAGCGCGCCGACCGAGACGGCGATGCCGGCCTCGGCGGGCTCGCAGATCTCCTCGATGAACTCCTCGATCTGCTCGGCGAACGCCTGCTCGTCCTCCCGGAGCTGCTCGGCCGTGCGCGCGAGGGCCTCGGCGACGCCCGGCCCGAGCTCGGCCTCGAGCACCGGCAGCACGCGCTCGCGCACGCGCACGCGCGCATACGCGGGATCGGTGTTGTGCGGGTCGTCCCACGGCACGAGACCCGCGTCGAGGCAGGCCTGCCGCGTGGTCGCGCGGCGGATGCCGAGCAGCGGCCGCGCGTACCGCCCCGACCGGGGTGCCATGCCGGCGAGGCTCGCGGCGCCCGAGCCGCGCGCGAGTCCGAGCAGCACGGTCTCGGCCTGATCGTCGAGCGTGTGGCCGAGCAGCACGAGCTCGGCTCCGGTCTCGCCGGCGGCCGCGTCGAGCGCGGCGTAGCGTGCGGCGCGCGCGGCGCCCTCGGGTCCCGCGCCACCGGGTGCGGCGCCCGCGTCGACGCGGCGCACGAGCACCGGCTCGAGGCCGAGGTCGCGGGCGACGGATGCCGCGGCATCCGCCTGCTCGCCCGACCCCGGCTGCAGGCCGTGGTCGACGATCACCGCGCCCGCGCGCCATTCGGCCCTCGGGGCCTCGAACGCAGCGGCCGCGGCGAGCGCGAGCGAGTCGGGCCCGCCCGACAAGGCGACGAGCGCGAGGGGGGCATCCTCCCGGGACGCCAGCACCGAGCGCACCGCGCGCCGCACGTCGGCGATCGGCGGCGTCAGGCGTGGACGGCGCTCGGAGGGCATCACGTAACCTTATTCCGGCCATCCGGGCGCGAGCGCGCCATCCGGACACGAGGAGAACAGCATGGGCGAGTACGCCGCCGTCATCGAGATCCCCAAGGGGAGCCGCAACAAGTACGAGGTCGACCACGAGACCGGCCGGGTCTTCCTCGACCGCGTGCTCTACACGAACTTCGTCTACCCGACCGACTACGGGTTCTTCGAGAACACGCTCGGCGACGACGGCGACCCGCTCGACGTGCTCGTGCTCACCCAGTACCCGCTGTTCCCGGGCGTGGGCGTGAAGGTTCGCCCGGTCGGCGTCTTCAACATGGTCGACGACGGCGGCGGCGACGCGAAGATCATCGCGGTGCCCGCGGGCGACCCCCGCTGGGACTACATCCAGGACGTCGACTCGATCCCCGAGTACACGAAGAAGGAGATCGAGCACTTCTTCGAGCACTACAAGGACCTCGAGCCCGGCAAGTGGGTCAAGACCGAGGGGTGGGCGAACGCGGCCGAGGCCGAGGCGCTCATCGCGAAGGCGATCGAGGCGTTCCCGGGCCACGGGCACTGAGCATCGGGCGGATGTCGCGACATCCGCCGCACGCATCGAACGGGGCGAGCCGACCGGCTCGCCCCGTTCCGCGTCTCAGCCCAGGTAGACCCCGCGTGCCGCCATGAAGGGCACCGGGTCGATGCGGCTCCAGCCGTTGTAGACCTCGAAGTGCAGGTGGCATCCGGTGGATGCGCCCGTGGTGCCGCTCGAGGCGATGACCTGGCCCGAACTCACCCACTGGCCGTAG from Agromyces aurantiacus includes these protein-coding regions:
- the hpt gene encoding hypoxanthine phosphoribosyltransferase is translated as MDSREIEADLTEVLVTEQQIRDKLAELARRIEADYEGLDILLVGVLKGAVMVMADLARELRPHVNMDWMAVSSYGAGTQSSGVVRILKDLDTDLTGRHVLIVEDIIDSGLTLSWLRGNLESRGAESVEICALLRKPDAAKVEVDVKYLGFDIPNQFVVGYGLDFAEKYRNLRDVAILAPHVYS
- the ppa gene encoding inorganic diphosphatase — encoded protein: MGEYAAVIEIPKGSRNKYEVDHETGRVFLDRVLYTNFVYPTDYGFFENTLGDDGDPLDVLVLTQYPLFPGVGVKVRPVGVFNMVDDGGGDAKIIAVPAGDPRWDYIQDVDSIPEYTKKEIEHFFEHYKDLEPGKWVKTEGWANAAEAEALIAKAIEAFPGHGH
- the tilS gene encoding tRNA lysidine(34) synthetase TilS; its protein translation is MPSERRPRLTPPIADVRRAVRSVLASREDAPLALVALSGGPDSLALAAAAAFEAPRAEWRAGAVIVDHGLQPGSGEQADAAASVARDLGLEPVLVRRVDAGAAPGGAGPEGAARAARYAALDAAAGETGAELVLLGHTLDDQAETVLLGLARGSGAASLAGMAPRSGRYARPLLGIRRATTRQACLDAGLVPWDDPHNTDPAYARVRVRERVLPVLEAELGPGVAEALARTAEQLREDEQAFAEQIEEFIEEICEPAEAGIAVSVGALAANPAALRQRIIRHVVASEFGVALSRRQTLEVARLVTDWRGQGPIDLPGCRAARVGARIEFTAGASA
- a CDS encoding MFS transporter; translated protein: MSRGGRRSRVRGAAAAFASKWVNPDLRRAQLSFLGAWTAEWAFTVALGIVAYRAGGAVAVGLVGLLRMVPSAVFAPLLAPIADRGRRERVLILVSLVRGVATAGAAVVVAVGGETGIVYALAVVSTIAATLYRPAHSALLPSLCRTGYELASANMVRGLLDSAATLVGPLLAAVLLQFTGVDVVFAVAAAASFAAAAVLVGLRYEAPPRPPAPSRPNLAREAADGLRAVARNRDLVLILALAAAQALTRGALTVFSVVVAIELLATGEPGVGALMTAVGVGAVLGSLGASLLVGTSRLGGWFAVGIGLWGLPIALIGVFPQQATALALLSFVGIGNALVDVAGFTLIARMAPDEVLARIFGVLESLVAVFVGIGAVVASVLVEWLGVQAALIAIGLLCPVLAALSWRRLRALDRTVGDLDQHVGLLRQVPMLNTLPLPSIEQLARALEPVAVPAGVPVFTQGEAGDRFYVIESGDADVVGDGRVVAALGPGEGFGEIALLRRTPRTATVLATSDLRLQALTCDRFLPIVLGYTPSARQAEVDMDDRLGQWQERGPREPFEEPPTS